The Corvus moneduloides isolate bCorMon1 chromosome 16, bCorMon1.pri, whole genome shotgun sequence genomic sequence attaaactttAACAATGacactttgtatttttaaggaagttttgcttttccaaaataaaacatggGATTGCATGTCTAAGAGCTtctaaaagcaaagcaggacaGAGTTGTATCATTCTGCTATTCTGCGCTATAAAGATGCATTGTATTAACATACTCTCAATTCATCCTGTGTACGAGCAGTTTCACAGCTTCTGCAAAGAGCTGACAATGGTAAATTTAACCATCTTGGAAACGGAATGCTTATATTCCTCTACTCCCATCGGGGCCACTGCAGAGTATCTTGGAGCTTTCAGATCAAGAGCATGGCTGCATAACACAGCTTGCTGTTTGTATGTGAGTGAGCTGTTTAATGAGCCATGAGTCTATTGATCCCACAGCAGGAGCACCCCAGGACCTCTGGTCTTGCCTTAGAGCCTGCGGTTCCAAACCTCAACACCTGCTTCCTGCGAGTTTCTCTCACCTTAGTGAGTCTCTTATGTATAATGCAGCTCTGTCTACTGTATTAGAACAGTCTGAAAACTGAtaaaatttcagtgtttaaCTTTTAggcaggattaaaaaaaaaattatgtagagGGTGTCTTGAAGTAATGGATAAGCCTTGTCACCCCTTCCATTGGTTGTCTGAAAGGCTTAATGAGGAAAGCGCACTCAAATTCACGTGTGTTAgaatggggggggggaagaTCAGAAGAGCtaattaaaattcttcaaaTCTGCCAGAAGAGAACAAAGCAATTAGTAGAGGCTTTTAAACTTGCAGAATAGGGCTCTTGATTTAGCTGTTTTAGAGGCATTCACAAACTTCTGGtctggaggggagggagagaaaggcagATTTAGATTTTGTAGAAGACAAAGGGTGTTTTTTTCATGatttgaaagaataaaacacCTTCCCAAAGGAAGAAAGATCAAACATACCTGGCTACAAGACACAAAAATGTCTCTGTGTAAACTGACATAATACTGATGTAAACTAAAATGACTATATAAAGTTGCTATACAGTATATGTTAAATTTCTGTGTACTCTGTTGAAGCAGCTCATCTTGACTTACTGAGTTTAGcatgctgttttcctttgttagGATTTACAGGTGAAACCTGATTTTCTTACTTGGTCTGGGGGAACCTGCACGTCTCGCTCTGCTCCAGAACTGAGTACGTGGTAGTACAGGGAGGCAGGCCAGCAGTGCTCTAGAGGctacacagaaagaaaatagcttTGTAGTCTCCCACATATTTGGTTGGAGGGAGCGAGTGCAAAGCCCTGTCCTCTTTGCTGACATCAGCTGACAGACTTCGTTGCTGTACTTCAAGGTTATTTTGGTAATTCCTGTGAATGACTTAGTTATCTGACTTTGTATTAGTTTGAATTTTATTAACCTGGTATTACCACCATTTGAACATTTATGTAATGCTTGGAAGGTTCCCAGCATTTAGAAGTTCCTGAAATTGAGGTGGTAAATCCACTTTGCGTATGTAGTCAAGATTATTTTGTGTGATGCTGGCAGAAAAGGTACTTTTGCTGATTTCCACCTTGTAAACACCACCAGTGATCCCTCTGGCTAATTTGTTGAACAGTAGGGTTTTCTTAGTGTGGATACTAAGCTGAAAATAGGAGGACAGTATAAGATTAATCAGTGTTGGATTTATTTCTAAGTTTCTTTACTGAATTATCAAGACTTTTAATcttaaaatgagttttctcCAGAATTTTTCTGCAATAGCTCTTAAAACCCATTGCAGGAATGAGAAGTAATTTGATTCTTATGACTGGCTATTTTTCTTAAACCAAAAAAGAATTCTGAGTGtagttattttattattccCTCCTATGCTTGTATGCATGTGTTAAGCAAACAGCATGGTAAATGGAGTGAATCTGGGGTGTAAGAGACTCCAGCTGTATAAACAgctttttacttccttttaGTCTTTTTGCTGGTATACTTAGTGTAGTTGGAACGCAAGAAAGACTAgatgcagttaaaaaaaaatagctgaaaagAACAGGTAAAGTCaaaaatcatttaaattaaGTGAGAGGACTCCATTTTAACAGAGACCCCCTTCCCAAACTACTTTTTTGTAGAGTTCCCTTTTCCTTAAGTCTCCCCACTTCAAATACTTAAACTGCCTCAGTTTCTGGACCATTGTGAATGATTGAAATTCATAATTTACCTATACAATGTCTGCTTTAATAGTGGGTTTAAATCTTCTAAGATATATAGAGAGCACAGAGGCTAGTTGGATCTGTAGTCTGTTGGACACTAAATTGTAAATAAATAAGCTTTGTATGATCTGTGCACAAGAAGTTGTCCTGTCTGCTGAAATTCTAGTTACTCCTCAAGCTAAAGGCATTTATTAAATCCATAGTCATAGTAAGgattaaaatattgaaattgGCCAGCAAAGACAGTCCCTCTGAGTCTAGTACTATCTATATAAACTATTCCCAGACTAAAAGAggacttttttctccttcttcccagaGTGTAAAACTGCTTTCTGCATCTTGAGATCTGAAATGTGCACAAAGCTAATTTTCTGACAGAGCAGCCAAATATCTCTACTTTTGTGAAATTAAATCTTAAACTGGAGTAGATCTTGGCACCAAGAGGAACCTCATTTTATGCTCGGCATAGCTCACCTGGAATGGCATGCTGCTGTCACAGGGCTAGGGAGAGAAGAGGTTGTAATAATTCACTGACATTTGAATTGTGTTCAGGTACATGGGATCAAGGTCTTGCAATTTGTAACTGTTCTCTTGGTTTAAAAGTAAAGGTTACCTTAGGTTCCAGATCAAGGGTTCAGATTAGAAGTAGTATAAATGAGCTACTACCTTTGTTCAGCTGCTGAGACTGTGGAAAATTGGTAGATGTAACTGTAAAGATTATTTTTGatacagaatcccagaatcattaaggttggaaaagccctctgaggtGGCAGAGTTCAACCTTTGACTgcttgtcaactagaccagaGCATTAAGTGCCACATTCAGTCATTTCGtgaatacctccagggatggtgactccaccactgccctgggcagcccattccaatgtttaacaaccTTTCCTGTGACGAAATTCCTTCTGATGTCCAGtctgccctcccctgccacaacttgaggctgtttcctcttgtcttgtccctgttccctgggagcagagccctaTCCGCAGCCCtgtcctgtcagggagttgtggagagccagaaggtgccccctgagcctccttttctccaagcctagcccccccagctccttcagctgctcctggtgctccagacccttgcCCTGCTCCATTCTCTTTACTGGATATGCTCCAGCCCCTTAGTCTTTCTTGTTGTgaggtgcccaaaactgcccccacaATTTGAGGTGCCTCACCAGTGTCCAGCACAGGTTTCTGTCCTGGTCTGGGTGGCCACACTGGTCctggtacaggccaggatgtcattggccttcttgcccacctgggcacacccagctcgtgttcagccactgtcaacCAGCACTCTCAGGtccttttctttgctgagcTTCTTTACAGCCATATTTAGGTATTCATctctttcctgtgctttttctgttaattttccAATTAATTCCACTGACTCTACTCCCACATAGTGGTCTGGTTCCTTTTTGGGGCAGGACTCGTAGTCTGTTGAACAAGACATAGGCATTAACTATGGAATTACTACTGAAGGACAAGCATGACTTTTGGTAAGTTTTCAAGAAGTTAGATCATTTCTGTTTTAAGCTCCAATTTTTCTGGAGATCATTTGCTATCCTCTGTTGCAAAGCTTTAGTTTTAATGGATTTGCAGCTCGACCACTAAAAAATTGGCTTTTTGGTATTCTCTCTCCATTCTTAACTACAGCAGGTAGTGTGATAACTGATGATTGAGACTAGTAAAATTTTTAGTAGTTATGAAATGTCTGCCTTTATTTAAAAGGGTTTGAATTGTATGACAGATTCAAAGTTGGTATGTGCAGTTTAGCAGAAAGTCTGATTCTGtaatggttatttttaaaaccctaACCAGTCATGGCTTCCCTTAATCTCTGTTGTTTCTGGAACACCGCAGATAGCGTAGCCATTTGTGTAGGTGGCAGTGTTAGGATCATTCCAAGTAATCATAGATAGCTTATGATCAAGTTGACTAACTAGGACGTTGGCAATATTTGTGCTGAACTTAAGAATATTAAAACAGCTCTTGAAAAGTAGATACTTCATGGATATAGCAGAATTACttaatgtaaattaaaatcagaatagTTACATACAAGGAGAGAATGGGAAGGGGACACCAGATATGTTGAATgctataaattttaaaagagtttttGTATCTTGTTCCTCATTCTGTGATATAGGGTATTGAAGCCCCCAGGAGGAGATTCTAGTAATCTCTTTGGGAGTACAGAGGAGGTGTCTTCTTCAAGCAGACCACATCGGATGGCATCCAATATCTTTGGAGCATCAGAACAACCTCAGAACATTCCAAAAAGAACAAACCCTCCAGGTAAAAGCTGCTCCCTCTTTCCGTGTGACTGGGCCCTGGATTGCAGCATAGTATGGTTTTGTGTTCCTAAACTGGAACATTGGGTTCTGTCTTcttctgttgcatttttatATACTGAGTGGGTTTGAACAATGTATCTCTTCAGACTTCTGAATATATGAATATTTCAGTGATCTGCATGTTCACAGACTTCTTAGCACATCATCCAGGTCTTAATTCTTTCCAAATTGAGGTTCTAAGAAATGATGAAAGGAAACAGCTTCTATTGTAAAGCTGTATGAGCAGTTGGCTCAATTTGAGATCCACAGGTGAATTGTAACAAAGGATTTCAACTAGGCAAATAAAAGGAAGTCCCTTCTACAACCCTAGGTAGCAGGGTTGTAGAAGTCTTTGAATTAtattggttttgatttttttttactatagtGTGATAAAACTAATCTAGAAAAAAAGTCTTAACAACTGCcttgcaggaggaaaagaaagtggcATTTTTGAGGACTCTAGTTCTGCTCAGCCTCGTCCACGCATGAATCCACCTGGTGGGAAGACAAGCGATATCTTTGGGTCTCCTGTCTCTCCCAGCATTGTGCGAGCACACCCGAACAAGCCCAAGGTATTTGTACTTCTGTTGCTGTCAGACCAAgaagccagcagctctggggtcctgTCACACTCTGTCACGTGCCTGTGCTCTCCTTAAGAACAGAACTGAATGTGCATGGAGTGACTTTGAGTTAGACAGTTATTCCCAAAGTCTCTTTGATAGCTTGCTATTTTGGGTGTATCAGATCTCTGCAGTTTGTTGTAAAAGCATTAATTAGACTGTGGATGTGcgttcaaaaaaaaaaaaaatgaagagaaaaaagcttttgatCTTTCTTGTGAGTGAGGTACAGCTGGAGTTCTTGACAGAGCTAAGAGGCATTTAAACTGGATAGGGAGGAGATACTTCTCCTTATTCTGCAGTTTGGCAGGTGTGATTTTGATGCAAACTTGGGAGTTGGTGAGCTAAAGTCATAAACCTTTGTGAGGACTGGCTGCACACTTCACCTCTCCTCTCTTAAATACATGTATCTACAGTCACCTTGAAAGCACTTCAGCAGGAGGTTAGGCTTAAGTGATCAACAGTGAAAAAGTGAACTTGGGTTTAGCGGGGGGGGGGTGGTCCCAGGTG encodes the following:
- the JPT2 gene encoding LOW QUALITY PROTEIN: jupiter microtubule associated homolog 2 (The sequence of the model RefSeq protein was modified relative to this genomic sequence to represent the inferred CDS: inserted 1 base in 1 codon), whose product is MFQGTEAEPAKPSSRVLKPPGGDSSNLFGSTEEVSSSSRPHRMASNIFGASEQPQNIPKRTNPPGGKESGIFEDSSSAQPRPRMNPPGGKTSDIFGSPVSPSIVRAHPNKPKDHIVLKEEETPKKLEATENIKPHXEDGGEKKALGKEERCKEPEPKIDNHEPRLGPRPRSHNKVLNPPGGKSSIAFY